From the genome of Cytobacillus luteolus, one region includes:
- the hepT gene encoding heptaprenyl diphosphate synthase component II has protein sequence MKLKMMYSFLNTDLNLIEKELEETIQAEQPLLRQAGLHLLQAGGKRIRPVFVLLAGKFGDYNIDKIKHVAVALELIHMASLVHDDVIDDAGMRRGKPTIKAKWDNKIAVYTGDYILARSLELMAKVEQIEAHKILAYSLVELNIGEIEQIRDKYNFDQNVRTYLRRIKRKTALLIAVSCQLGAVASDVPASIHRKLYLFGYYVGMAFQITDDILDFTATEEQLGKPAGSDLLQGNITLPVLFALQDPVLNSQINKISESTTYEEIQPLVRAIKQSSAIDYSTDISNRYLEKAYKILKELPQNRARNTLYNIAKFIGKRKF, from the coding sequence GATACAGGCTGAGCAACCATTGCTAAGACAAGCTGGCTTGCATTTATTACAGGCTGGAGGTAAACGAATTCGTCCAGTATTTGTTTTACTTGCTGGAAAATTTGGCGATTACAATATCGACAAAATTAAACATGTTGCTGTCGCTCTTGAACTCATTCATATGGCCTCATTGGTTCATGACGATGTAATTGATGATGCAGGTATGAGAAGGGGAAAGCCAACGATAAAAGCAAAGTGGGATAATAAAATTGCGGTTTATACTGGTGATTATATCCTTGCGCGCTCTCTGGAGTTAATGGCAAAAGTTGAACAAATCGAGGCTCATAAAATTTTAGCATATTCCTTGGTAGAACTAAATATTGGCGAGATTGAACAAATTAGGGATAAATATAATTTTGACCAAAATGTTCGTACATACTTGCGTAGAATAAAACGGAAAACAGCCTTATTGATTGCTGTTAGCTGCCAACTTGGTGCAGTTGCATCTGATGTACCAGCATCCATACATAGAAAGTTATATCTTTTTGGGTATTATGTCGGCATGGCCTTTCAAATTACCGATGATATATTAGATTTTACAGCAACAGAAGAGCAACTAGGTAAGCCGGCAGGAAGTGATCTTTTACAGGGGAATATTACTTTGCCAGTTCTATTTGCATTACAAGATCCAGTATTAAATAGTCAAATTAATAAAATTTCTGAATCAACAACCTATGAAGAAATACAACCTCTGGTCCGGGCTATTAAGCAATCAAGTGCCATTGATTACTCTACTGACATAAGTAATAGATACTTGGAGAAGGCTTACAAAATACTTAAAGAACTACCTCAAAATAGAGCAAGAAATACGCTTTATAACATTGCGAAATTTATCGGTAAACGAAAATTTTAA
- the ndk gene encoding nucleoside-diphosphate kinase — protein sequence MEKTFLMVKPDGVQRQLIGEIVSRFERKGFQLVGAKLMQITPELAEEHYGEHKERPFFGALTSFITSGPVFAMVWQGENVIATARQMMGATNPKDAAPGTIRGDFGLTIDKNVIHGSDAPASAEREIGLFFQENELVEYTRQINEWIY from the coding sequence ATGGAAAAAACATTCTTAATGGTAAAACCTGACGGTGTTCAACGTCAATTAATCGGAGAAATCGTTTCTCGTTTTGAAAGAAAGGGCTTTCAATTAGTTGGAGCTAAATTAATGCAAATTACACCTGAGCTTGCTGAGGAACATTACGGCGAACACAAAGAGCGTCCATTCTTTGGAGCACTAACTAGCTTCATTACTTCAGGACCAGTATTTGCTATGGTATGGCAAGGTGAAAATGTGATTGCTACTGCTCGTCAAATGATGGGAGCAACTAACCCTAAAGATGCAGCTCCTGGAACAATTCGTGGAGATTTCGGTTTAACAATTGATAAAAACGTAATTCATGGTTCAGATGCTCCTGCAAGTGCTGAGCGTGAAATCGGTTTATTCTTTCAAGAAAACG